The Faecalibacter sp. LW9 genome has a segment encoding these proteins:
- the glmM gene encoding phosphoglucosamine mutase — protein MSLIKSISGFRGTIGGNPGDNLTPIDAVKFAAAYGTWLKNQSNKENYKVIVGRDARISGQMISQLVCSTLQGLGIHVVDLGLSTTPTVEVMVTHLEADGGIILTASHNPKQWNALKLLNAKGEFVSAEDGAQILATVDADDYNFAQVDDLGSYETFDGAIDLHIEKILALPLVNVEAIKAKKFKVAIDAVNSTGGISIPNLLDKLGVEYIKMYCEPTDHFPHNPEPLKEHLGDICAKVVEEKADFGIVVDPDVDRLAIIDEKGNMFGEEYTLVAVADYVLGKTPSATVSNLSSSRALRDIATKHGQTYTPSAVGEVNVVVAMKENNALIGGEGNGGIIYPELHYGRDSLVGIALFLSHLAENEMSVSDLRASYPAYFMAKKKIKLTPEINVDDLLIKVQELYKNEEINTVDGVKIDFENEWVHLRKSNTEPIIRIYTESTSEENANQLADKMIESIQSII, from the coding sequence ATGTCTTTAATTAAATCTATTTCAGGATTTAGAGGTACAATTGGAGGAAATCCAGGAGATAATTTAACACCTATTGACGCTGTTAAATTTGCAGCAGCTTACGGTACTTGGCTAAAAAATCAATCAAATAAAGAAAATTATAAAGTAATTGTTGGTCGTGATGCTCGTATATCAGGACAAATGATTTCTCAATTAGTTTGTTCAACTTTACAAGGTTTAGGTATTCATGTTGTTGATTTAGGCTTATCAACAACTCCTACAGTAGAAGTTATGGTAACGCATTTAGAAGCTGATGGAGGAATTATATTAACTGCATCACACAATCCAAAACAATGGAATGCATTAAAATTATTAAATGCAAAGGGAGAATTTGTCTCTGCGGAAGATGGCGCTCAAATTTTAGCCACTGTTGATGCAGATGATTACAATTTTGCTCAAGTTGACGATCTAGGTTCTTACGAAACATTTGATGGAGCTATTGATTTACACATTGAGAAAATCTTAGCATTGCCATTAGTGAATGTTGAAGCTATCAAAGCGAAGAAATTTAAAGTAGCAATTGATGCTGTAAATTCGACTGGTGGAATCTCTATTCCTAATTTATTAGATAAATTAGGCGTAGAATACATCAAAATGTATTGCGAACCTACTGACCATTTTCCTCACAACCCAGAACCTTTAAAGGAGCATTTAGGAGATATCTGTGCCAAAGTTGTTGAAGAAAAAGCTGATTTTGGGATTGTAGTAGATCCAGATGTAGATCGATTAGCAATCATTGATGAAAAAGGTAATATGTTTGGAGAAGAATATACATTAGTCGCAGTAGCGGATTATGTATTGGGAAAAACTCCTTCTGCTACAGTTTCTAACTTATCTTCTTCTCGTGCATTACGTGATATTGCAACTAAACACGGACAAACTTATACTCCATCCGCAGTCGGTGAAGTGAATGTTGTTGTAGCAATGAAAGAGAATAATGCTTTAATCGGTGGAGAAGGAAATGGAGGAATTATCTATCCAGAATTGCATTATGGTCGTGATTCATTAGTTGGAATTGCATTATTCTTATCTCATTTAGCAGAAAATGAAATGTCAGTTTCTGACTTAAGAGCATCTTATCCTGCATACTTTATGGCAAAAAAGAAAATTAAATTAACGCCAGAAATCAATGTTGATGATTTATTAATTAAAGTTCAAGAACTTTATAAAAATGAAGAAATCAATACAGTGGATGGTGTAAAAATCGATTTTGAAAACGAATGGGTTCATTTACGTAAATCTAATACAGAACCAATTATTAGAATTTATACAGAAAGTACATCAGAAGAAAATGCCAACCAATTAGCCGATAAAATGATTGAAAGTATCCAGTCGATCATATAA